One part of the Coffea eugenioides isolate CCC68of chromosome 10, Ceug_1.0, whole genome shotgun sequence genome encodes these proteins:
- the LOC113750378 gene encoding putative 12-oxophytodienoate reductase 11, which translates to MVKKVEHGQEKEQSQQPIRLLTPYKLGNFQLFHRIVLAPMTRQRSYGNLPQPHAVLYYSQRTSKGGLLITEATGVSDTSLIGFPFAPGIWTKEQVEAWKPIVDAVHAKGGIIFCQIAHVGRVSGSQPNGQAPISSTDKPLTPEGFDAPKYSQPRRLKTEEIPGIVNDFRLAAINAIEAGFDGVEIHGAHGFLIDQFLKDQINDRTDEYGGSLENRCRFALEIVEAVSDAIGSHRVGLRLSPFANYYEAGDSNPKALGLYIAEALNKPKILYCHMVEPRMKTLGEKSESADSLMPMRKAFNGTFIAAGGYNREDGDRAVAENQADLVAYGRLFLANPDLPRRFELNASLNKYHRDTFYTSDPVVGYTDYPFLETND; encoded by the exons ATGGTAAAGAAGGTGGAACATGGGCAAGAGAAGGAACAATCTCAGCAACCAATCCGTTTACTGACCCCGTATAAGCTGGGCAATTTTCAGCTATTTCATAG AATTGTTTTGGCACCAATGACACGGCAAAGAAGTTATGGCAATTTACCACAACCACATGCAGTATTATATTACTCTCAGAGAACCTCCAAAGGTGGTCTTCTCATAACTGAAGCCACAGGAGTTTCTGACACATCGCTCATAGG GTTTCCATTTGCACCTGGCATATGGACAAAGGAACAAGTTGAGGCTTGGAAACCCATAGTAGATGCAGTTCATGCAAAAGGCGGTATTATCTTTTGCCAAATTGCTCATGTGGGAAGGGTTTCTG GCTCTCAACCCAATGGACAAGCCCCAATCTCGTCGACAGACAAACCATTAACTCCCGAAGGTTTTGATGCCCCAAAATATTCACAACCAAGACGTTTGAAGACAGAAGAAATTCCTGGGATTGTCAACGATTTCAGGCTTGCTGCTATTAATGCCATTGAAGCAG GTTTTGATGGGGTAGAGATCCATGGTGCTCATGGTTTTCTAATAGACCAGTTCTTGAAAGACCAAATCAATGATCGAACAGACGAATATGGAGGCTCCTTGGAGAACCGTTGCAGATTTGCTTTAGAAATAGTTGAAGCTGTTTCAGATGCAATAGGATCTCATAGAGTCGGATTAAGGCTTTCCCCTTTTGCAAATTACTATGAAGCAGGCGATTCAAATCCAAAAGCTCTAGGCCTTTATATCGCAGAAGCCCTGAACAAGCCCAAAATTCTTTATTGCCACATGGTTGAGCCGAGGATGAAAACTCTTGGAGAAAAATCGGAATCTGCAGATAGTCTTATGCCGATGAGAAAGGCATTCAACGGTACTTTCATTGCTGCTGGCGGTTATAATAGGGAAGATGGCGACAGAGCTGTGGCCGAAAATCAGGCTGATCTTGTTGCATATGGACGCTTGTTCTTGGCCAATCCAGATTTGCCCAGAAGATTCGAGTTAAATGCTTCTCTGAACAAGTACCATAGAGACACTTTCTATACATCTGATCCTGTTGTTGGCTACACTGACTATCCATTTCTTGAAACCAATGATTGA
- the LOC113749854 gene encoding putative 12-oxophytodienoate reductase 11, with amino-acid sequence MEDGQEKEQSQQPIPLLTPYKLGNFQLFHRIVLAPMARQRSYGNLPQPHAVLYYSQRTSRGGLIITEAAGVSDTSLIGIPFSPGIWTKEQVEAWKPIVDAVHAKGGIIFCQIFHVGRVSSSDSQPNGQAPISSTDKPLTPEGFDAPKYSPPRRLKTEEIPGIVNDFRLAAINAIEAGKRQLEKEKGSRFISLTTCVVLKFAGFDGVEIHGAHGFLIDQFLKDQINDRTDEYGGSLENRCRFALEIVEAVSDAIGSHRVGLRLSPFANYNEAGDSNAKALGLYMAEALNKHKILYCHMVEPRMKTLGEKSETADSLMPMRKAFNGTFIAAGGYNREDGDRAVAENQADLVAYGRLFLANPDLPRRFELNASLNKYHRDTFYTSDPVVGYTDYPFLETND; translated from the exons ATGGAAGATGGGCAAGAGAAGGAACAATCTCAGCAACCAATCCCTTTACTGACCCCATATAAGCTGGGCAATTTTCAGCTATTTCATAG AATTGTTTTGGCACCAATGGCAAGGCAAAGAAGTTATGGCAATTTACCACAACCACATGCAGTATTATATTACTCTCAGAGAACCTCCAGAGGTGGTCTTATCATAACTGAAGCCGCAGGAGTTTCTGACACATCGCTCATAGG GATTCCATTTTCACCTGGCATATGGACAAAGGAACAAGTTGAGGCTTGGAAACCCATAGTAGATGCAGTTCATGCAAAAGGCGGTATTAtcttttgccaaatttttcatGTGGGAAGGGTTTCTAGTTCTG ACTCTCAGCCCAATGGACAAGCTCCAATCTCGTCGACAGACAAACCATTAACTCCCGAAGGTTTTGATGCCCCAAAATATTCACCCCCAAGACGTTTAAAGACAGAAGAAATTCCTGGGATTGTCAACGATTTCCGGCTTGCTGCTATTAATGCCATTGAAGCAG GAAAGCGACAATTGGAGAAAGAGAAAGGAAGCCGGTTCATTTCCCTAACTACATGTGTTGTGTTAAAATTTGCAGGTTTTGATGGGGTAGAGATCCATGGTGCTCATGGTTTTCTAATAGACCAGTTCTTGAAAGACCAAATCAATGATCGAACAGACGAATATGGAGGTTCCTTGGAGAACCGTTGCAGATTTGCTTTAGAAATAGTTGAAGCTGTTTCAGATGCAATAGGATCTCATAGAGTCGGATTAAGGCTTTCCCCTTTTGCAAATTACAATGAAGCGGGCGATTCAAATGCAAAAGCTCTAGGCCTTTATATGGCGGAAGCCTTGAACAAGCACAAAATTCTTTATTGCCACATGGTTGAGCCGAGGATGAAAACTCTTGGAGAAAAATCGGAAACTGCAGATAGTCTTATGCCGATGAGAAAGGCATTCAACGGTACTTTCATTGCTGCTGGCGGTTATAATAGGGAAGATGGCGACAGAGCTGTGGCCGAAAATCAGGCTGATCTTGTTGCATATGGACGCTTGTTCTTGGCCAATCCAGATTTGCCCAGAAGATTCGAGTTAAATGCTTCTCTGAACAAGTACCATAGAGACACTTTCTATACATCTGATCCTGTTGTTGGCTACACTGACTATCCATTTCTTGAAACCAATGATTGA